A stretch of Syntrophobacterales bacterium DNA encodes these proteins:
- the pdxA gene encoding 4-hydroxythreonine-4-phosphate dehydrogenase PdxA: MGDPAGIGGEIILKSLPHLRKDSIPVVIGDFIAMKAHAGSIFGDTALPFKDFGEGRTGDAEFIDLSLIDKIEFGTISAMYGEASYKYVIEALKYVFSGEVAAVVTCPISKAALRLADVPFAGHTELLAHYGGTEEYVMMMANRDMRVSLATIHIPLKDVPEALNANEILKTISITHRSLKEYFGIKNPSLKVCGLNPHAGEQGSIGVEEKFIEKAVTFAQSQGIDVSGPFSADTLFYHKDCDAFVAMYHDQGLIPIKTVDFAGTVNITLGLPFIRTSPGHGTGFDIASKGLADPTSLVRAYRMAEKMITRLD; encoded by the coding sequence ATGGGAGACCCCGCCGGCATAGGCGGAGAAATCATTCTGAAATCTTTACCCCATCTCCGTAAAGACAGCATCCCCGTTGTGATCGGGGATTTTATTGCAATGAAAGCCCACGCCGGCTCCATTTTTGGTGATACCGCCCTTCCGTTCAAGGATTTCGGAGAGGGCCGCACCGGTGACGCAGAATTCATAGACTTATCGCTTATTGACAAAATAGAATTCGGCACAATCAGTGCAATGTATGGTGAAGCTTCCTACAAATATGTCATCGAAGCTCTCAAGTATGTCTTTTCCGGAGAAGTTGCCGCAGTTGTTACCTGCCCGATAAGCAAGGCCGCCCTTCGCTTGGCCGACGTTCCTTTTGCAGGCCATACCGAACTTCTCGCTCATTACGGCGGTACAGAAGAGTATGTCATGATGATGGCAAACAGGGATATGAGGGTCTCCCTCGCAACAATCCACATTCCCTTAAAAGATGTGCCGGAAGCACTGAACGCCAATGAGATCCTGAAAACAATCTCTATAACTCACCGTTCGCTGAAAGAATATTTCGGCATCAAGAACCCCTCCCTGAAAGTCTGCGGCCTAAATCCACACGCAGGGGAACAGGGTTCCATAGGCGTCGAGGAGAAGTTTATAGAAAAAGCCGTTACATTCGCACAATCCCAGGGCATTGATGTAAGCGGTCCTTTTTCGGCGGACACCCTTTTCTACCATAAGGATTGCGATGCCTTTGTAGCCATGTACCATGATCAGGGACTTATTCCGATAAAGACCGTCGATTTTGCAGGAACCGTGAATATTACGTTGGGACTTCCCTTCATACGTACCTCTCCTGGCCATGGCACAGGTTTCGATATTGCAAGCAAAGGGCTAGCAGACCCAACCAGTCTGGTAAGGGCCTACCGTATGGCCGAGAAAATGATAACCCGCCTCGATTAG